One window of Anaerolineales bacterium genomic DNA carries:
- the nadD gene encoding nicotinate (nicotinamide) nucleotide adenylyltransferase, whose product MRVGVFGGTFDPPHIGHQILAEEAAAQLNLDQVLWVLTPYPPHKTTLRITHTDDRMSMVLLAIAGNAKFSLSRVDIDRPPPHYAADTVQLLREKSPRDEFIYLMGADSLNDLPTWHEPKRFTSLCQGLGVMGRPGEGSDLSTVVIEIPGIREKITFLDTPLIEISGTDIRNRVALGKPVRYFLPENIFHYILNHKLYYPQDKPSK is encoded by the coding sequence ATGAGAGTTGGAGTATTCGGAGGCACCTTTGATCCACCCCATATTGGGCACCAGATCCTGGCAGAGGAAGCTGCAGCCCAGCTTAATTTGGATCAGGTTCTGTGGGTGCTCACTCCATATCCACCCCATAAAACGACGCTGAGGATTACGCATACGGATGACCGCATGTCAATGGTGCTATTAGCGATCGCCGGAAATGCGAAGTTCAGCTTATCGCGAGTAGATATTGATCGGCCGCCACCGCATTACGCGGCGGATACCGTGCAGTTGTTGCGCGAAAAATCGCCGCGCGATGAATTTATCTATTTAATGGGAGCCGATTCTTTGAACGACCTGCCGACCTGGCATGAGCCAAAGCGCTTCACCTCCCTGTGCCAGGGGCTTGGAGTAATGGGTAGACCAGGTGAAGGGAGTGATCTCTCCACCGTCGTCATCGAAATTCCCGGGATAAGAGAGAAAATAACTTTCCTAGATACGCCCCTGATCGAGATTTCAGGTACTGACATCCGCAACCGGGTGGCACTGGGTAAACCCGTGCGCTACTTCCTCCCAGAGAATATCTTCCATTACATCCTAAATCACAAGCTTTACTACCCTCAAGATAAGCCATCCAAATAG
- a CDS encoding GTPase ObgE, with protein sequence MFIDEAEIYVKSGKGGDGSVHFRREKYIPRGGPDGGDGGRGGDVIFKVSPILNTLQEFQHQHRFIAPDGKPGAKSNRTGHSAEHLVITVPPGTIIYNVDDGKLIADLVDADQEVVLCKGGRGGRGNARFANSRDQAPRMAEKGAPGEERNLRLELRLIADVGIIGVPNAGKSTLLAAITNAKPKIADYPFTTIEPNLGVAVLDGERTLILADIPGLIEGAHMGTGLGFEFLRHIQRTRVLIHLLDGLAEDPLLDYAQINSELALFDPDLAKKPQVVALNKSDLPDVQARWESFQRKLKKKDISVMAVSAATGTNVKQMLSKAYDLLREAPVIIPEESLPVYSPVADPRRYEIKRISDGWRISGPAIERAAAMTYWDNDASIRRFQRILQALGIDKDLRKAGVKEGDMVSISDYVLEWMD encoded by the coding sequence ATGTTTATTGATGAAGCAGAAATTTACGTAAAATCGGGTAAGGGTGGGGATGGCTCGGTCCATTTCCGCCGTGAAAAGTATATTCCTCGCGGCGGTCCTGATGGTGGCGATGGAGGCAGAGGTGGTGATGTAATTTTCAAGGTATCGCCAATCTTGAATACCCTGCAGGAATTCCAGCACCAGCATCGCTTTATTGCTCCGGATGGTAAACCAGGTGCGAAGAGCAACCGGACTGGGCATTCAGCCGAACACCTGGTTATTACAGTTCCACCAGGGACGATCATCTACAATGTCGATGATGGAAAGTTGATTGCAGACCTTGTGGATGCTGATCAGGAAGTCGTGCTATGCAAAGGGGGCAGAGGTGGGCGAGGCAATGCCCGTTTTGCCAACTCGCGCGACCAGGCTCCACGAATGGCTGAAAAAGGTGCACCGGGGGAGGAACGTAACCTGCGCTTGGAGCTGCGCTTGATCGCTGATGTGGGGATCATTGGTGTGCCGAATGCAGGTAAATCCACACTGCTAGCAGCTATTACCAACGCTAAACCGAAGATCGCTGATTACCCTTTCACGACGATCGAGCCCAATTTAGGTGTGGCTGTGCTTGACGGTGAACGAACGTTGATCCTAGCGGATATCCCTGGCCTGATCGAGGGGGCACACATGGGGACTGGGCTGGGCTTTGAGTTTTTACGGCACATACAACGGACACGTGTCTTGATTCACCTGCTGGATGGTCTGGCGGAAGACCCACTTCTTGACTATGCCCAAATAAACTCAGAGCTTGCTCTGTTTGACCCCGACCTGGCGAAAAAACCACAGGTGGTGGCGTTGAATAAGTCGGACTTGCCGGATGTCCAGGCTCGCTGGGAGAGCTTCCAACGGAAATTAAAGAAAAAAGATATCTCAGTGATGGCAGTCTCTGCTGCGACAGGAACCAATGTAAAACAAATGCTATCCAAAGCATATGACCTGCTGCGTGAGGCCCCGGTTATTATCCCGGAAGAGAGCCTACCGGTTTACTCGCCTGTAGCGGATCCGAGAAGATATGAAATTAAACGCATCTCGGATGGATGGCGTATCAGTGGACCTGCGATCGAGAGAGCTGCTGCTATGACATATTGGGACAATGATGCTTCAATCAGGCGATTCCAGCGTATTTTGCAAGCCTTGGGGATCGATAAAGACTTGCGAAAAGCCGGCGTCAAGGAAGGTGACATGGTTAGCATCAGTGATTATGTGCTGGAGTGGATGGATTAA